In a genomic window of Anomalospiza imberbis isolate Cuckoo-Finch-1a 21T00152 chromosome 5, ASM3175350v1, whole genome shotgun sequence:
- the LOC137474677 gene encoding cytoglobin-1-like, whose protein sequence is MSLSEAEVQSARGAWEKIYVDAEDNGTAVLVRMFTEHPDTKSYFTHFKGMDSAEEMKQSDQVRGHGKKVFSAINDMVQHLDNSEAFLGIVTPLGKKHATQLKIDPKNFRIICDIILQLMEEKFGGDCKASFEKVTNEICTHLNNIYKEEGW, encoded by the exons ATGTCACTTTCTGAAGCAGAGGTGCAAAGTGCCCGTGGTGCCTGGGAGAAGATATATGTGGATGCTGAGGACAATGGGACAGCTGTGCTGGTCAG GATGTTTACTGAGCACCCAGACACCAAGTCCTACTTCACACATTTCAAAGGCATGGACTCTGCCGAAGAGATGAAACAGTCAGATCAAGTCAGGGGCCATGGCAAGAAGGTTTTCAGTGCCATCAATGACATGGTGCAACACCTGGACAACTCTGAGGCTTTTCTTGGGATAGTGACCCCACTTGGCAAGAAACATGCCACCCAGCTGAAGATTGACCCCAAAAACTTTAGG ATTATCTGTGACATTATCTTACAACTGATGGAGGAGAAATTTGGCGGAGACTGCAAAGCTTCCTTTGAGAAGGTGACCAATGAAATCTGTACCCACCTGAACAATATCTACAAAGAGGAGGGTTGGTGA